In Salinibaculum sp. SYNS191, the genomic window GCGCGGCCCCGCCGACGGTGTCGGCGAGCGTGAAGGTGACGCCGCCGTGGGCCATCACGCGGTCCTCGTTCCAGGACAGTTCCTCCCGCATCTCGATGGTGCCCTCTGCGTGTCCGTCGGCGACCTCGGTCACCTCGACGCCGAGCAGGTCGGCGAACGGCATGTTCTCGAAGAAGTCTTCTACGTCCATGGTCGTCCGTTCGTTTCTGGAGCCGGGGAGATAAGCGTTGATGTTCGGCCGACCGCCGTCAGTTGCGATGGTCGTAGACGCGGCGGACCTTGCCGACCTCGGTGCGCTCGATGGTGCCCGGCTGGACCAGGTCGAGTTCGTCCGGCGTGAACGAGAGGACGTTCTGCAGCCGCGTTCGTATCTCGTCTTCCAGCGTCCCCGCGCTCCGTTCGACCGCCTCGTCCAGTTCGATGGTGAGTTCCATGACGTCGAGGCTGCCCTCCCTGTGGAGGTCGATGCGGTAGTGCGGCGCGACGCCGTCGACGTCGAGGATGACGTGTTCGATTTCGCTCGGGTAGAGATTGACGCCCCGGACGACCAGCAGGTCGTCGGCGCGGCCGGTGACGTTGTCCATGCGGACCATCGTCCGGCCACACTCGCACTCGTCGTAGTTCAGCGTCGTCAGGTCCCCAGTCCGATACCGGAGGACGGGGAGCGCTTCCTTGGTCAGCGTCGTCAGGACGAGTTCGCCCTCCTCGCCCTCCTCGACGGGTTCGCCGGTGCGGGGATTCACGACTTCGGGGTAGTAGTTGTCCTCCCAGATGTGCAGGCCGTCCTGGGCCTCGGCACACTCCGCGGCCACGCCGGGACCGATGATCTCCGAGAGGCCGTAGTTGTTGATGCCGGTGGCGTCCAGGCGCTCCTCGATTTCTTCCCGCATCGGCTCCGTGCAGGTCTCCGCGCCGTAAGCGATGACCGATATCGACAGGTCGCGCGGGTCGTATCCCATCTCCTCGGCGGTCTCGGCGAAGTACAGGGCGTAGGAGGGCGTGCAGGCGAGCGCGTCGCTGTCGAGGTCGTCGGCCAGTTCGACCTGGCGCTGTGTACCACCGCTGCTGGTCGGTACCACCGCGGTCCCGAGTTCCTCCGCCCCCTGGTGGAAGCCGAGGCCGCCGGTGAACAGGCCGTAGCCGTAGGCGTTCTGGACGACGTCCCCCGGTTCGACCCCGGCGGCCGCCAGCGACCGGGCCATCGTCCGGCCCCAGAGGTCGAGGTCGTCCGCGGTGTAGGAGACGATTTTGGGCTTGCCGGTGGTGCCCGAGGAGGCGTGAATCCGCCGGATTTCGGAGTCGTCGACGGCGAAGAGACCGTCGGGGTACTCGTCGCGGAAGTCCTCTTTCGTCGTCATCGGGAGTTTCGTCACGTCGTCGACGCTCTGGATGTCCTCGGGTGTGACGCCCATCTCGTCGAGTTGGGCGCGGTAGAACGGGACGTTCTCGTAGGCGTGCTCGACCGTCTCGTGGAGGCGCTCGCCCTGCAACTCGCGGAGCGCTGCCCGGTCGAGAGACTCGTTACTGCTGCGCATGGATTCTGTCCTAACCAACTGGAGGGTCTGTAAAAAAGATTCGTGATATTCCGGTCAGACCCGCTCCGCTCAGGTCCGCCTCGGTCAGGCCAGTTCCGGGCGGACCTCGTCGCCGAGGCGCTGGATGCACTCGGTCATCCGGTCGGTCCCGATCCCGGGGTGGTAGGTGCGGAAGATGAAGTGGACGTCGTCGCCCAGCGCCTCCCGGTAGGTCTCCAGTTCCTCGACGA contains:
- the paaK gene encoding phenylacetate--CoA ligase PaaK; this encodes MRSSNESLDRAALRELQGERLHETVEHAYENVPFYRAQLDEMGVTPEDIQSVDDVTKLPMTTKEDFRDEYPDGLFAVDDSEIRRIHASSGTTGKPKIVSYTADDLDLWGRTMARSLAAAGVEPGDVVQNAYGYGLFTGGLGFHQGAEELGTAVVPTSSGGTQRQVELADDLDSDALACTPSYALYFAETAEEMGYDPRDLSISVIAYGAETCTEPMREEIEERLDATGINNYGLSEIIGPGVAAECAEAQDGLHIWEDNYYPEVVNPRTGEPVEEGEEGELVLTTLTKEALPVLRYRTGDLTTLNYDECECGRTMVRMDNVTGRADDLLVVRGVNLYPSEIEHVILDVDGVAPHYRIDLHREGSLDVMELTIELDEAVERSAGTLEDEIRTRLQNVLSFTPDELDLVQPGTIERTEVGKVRRVYDHRN